The sequence ATCGGCGGCCCAGGTTCGATGGTGGGCTTCGACTTCGCCCGCACATTCAATCCGAGCGCCACACTCGGCACCGCCCAGGGCATGGTCAACATGGGCGGCTTCCTGGCCTCGCTGCTGGCGATGCAGGCGATGGGCCTGGTCATCGGCGCGGTGGGCGGCTACTCGTTCGAGTCGTTCCGGTTGGCGTGGACGGTTCAGTACGCGGTGTGGACGTTGGCGACGATCGGCATATTGATCACCCGCAAGAAGGCCGGAAGGCAGATGCGATCCGAACTAGACCTCTTGGAAGGCTTCGAGCCTCATCCACCGGAGCCCGCGCAAGCGCGGTAGCGCCTCACCTGTTGCGGTCGCTGACCCGACGGTTGGCCTTCTTGATCGCGTCGACCAGTTCTTCTTTGGTCATCGTCGAGCGCCCCGAGACCTCCAGTCGCCGAGCCACTTCCATCAGGTGCTTCTTCGACGCGTTCGCGTCCACACCCTCCGCCGACGACCCCGAGGGGTTCGGCCCGCCGCTGCGCGCCCGCGAATCCGATGGCCCCTTCTCGTCCTTGGCTTCCCAATGGTCGCCGACCTTCTCGTAGCTGTGCTTCAACGCGCTGTAGGCGACGCGGTGCGCACGTTCGCCTTCGCCGTACTGATCGGCTGCGGCGTCATGTGCTTTCGCGAACGTCCGCTGCGCCTTGGCGGGCGACTTCTTCAGTGTGCTCGGCATTTCGCTCTTCTTGGCGGTGCCGCGTGAGGTCGTCTTCGGCATGTCGTGCTCCTTCGTCAACTGAAGGGAGTAACGCCGCCGAAGTCGCGATGGATGTTCGACAGTCCCCAACAAATGAACGGCGGCCGCTTCTTGACCTGACCCCTCGGGTCCTCGCCATCGCGAGGCTGTGGTGCCGCTCACAACCACGCGACTTCGGACGGCTACGTATGGGACTTGCCCGAGTCGCCGTCCGCTAAACGCGCCTCGATTGCTCGGTCGGCGTGCCGATAACCACGCACTTCGTAGCCGATGACGCTGACTGCGGGCGCCAGCATGACGATCAGAAGGGCGTTGGCCATCGACATCCCTCTGCCGACCATGATCACCGCCGCTACAAGTACCGCCGTGGTGAGCACGAGCAGCAGCACATTGAACGCGCTCTGCGTGCCCATTAACAATATGTAGAGCACGTAGACCACCGCGATGTAGATGCCGACCGGTATCGCGACGGCCAGCACCGTGCTCACCGCGTCCAGCTTCGAATGATGCTCGACGTAATAGGCGGCGGCGTGCAATCCGGCACCCGTCGCCACGATCGCTCCGAACACGATCAGGTGCAGATAGCCGAACCGAAAAGAGAGCTCGCGACGGGCCTGCAGCAGTCGCGACTGCGGAACGATGAAATACACCCACCACATTCCGAAGGTCAGGCCCGTGCCTGCCACCGCGACCAGCACGGCGGCCACCGTCCAACCCTGCGACGAGACGACGGCGGACAGCGACGCCACGGTGCCAACAACACCCTCGCCGAGCGCGATGATGGTCAGCAGCGAATAGCGTTCGGCGATGTGATGCGCGTGCCACGGCGTACCGCCCATGCGCCGTTCGGCCAGAAACGGCCCGAACATCTCGAGGACCACCAACAGACCCGCCCATGCGAACGTCGCCACGATCGATGTGCTGACCGGGATCATCGCGATCCAGCCGATTTGCGCGACGGTGACGACGGTCGCGTACGTCAGGCAGGCAGAGCGCCGCTGCGGGTCCTGCTTGGCCGCGCGTAACCACTGCGCCACCAATGCGATTCGCATCACCACGTAGCCAGCCACCATCACCCGGTTCTCGACGTGGCCGCCCTCGGCCATCGACGTGTACATCTCGGGCAGCCCTAGGGCGAGGATGATGACGCCAACCATCTGCAGCATCGTCAACAGGCGGTACACCCAGTCGTCGGTGTCGTAGGCCGACGCGAACCAGCTGAAGTTGATCCACGCCCAGCAGATGGAGAACGTCGCGAAGACGAACGCCGCCAACCCGGCACCCACGTGACCCTCGGCGAGTTGATGAGCGAACTCGGAGGCGGCGATGCCGAAGCCGATCACGAACGTGAGGTCGAACAACAACTCCAGCGGTGTGGCCGCCCGGTGCGACTCGTCCGGGTCGCGGCCTGACATCCTGCGAATCCGATGCACCTCGACCCGCTGGGTGTGTTGCGGCTCAACCTCACTCATGAACTGCAGAGTGTGCCCAGCCGACGCTGCAGTGTCCAGGCCGCGGCCGTCCAGGCGAAACACCGCAGAGACAGGTAGTCGACTACGCATGCCGTCGGGCTCCGCGCTTCGCATCATCGACCGCAGAGGCTCATGCGACGCGGAAGGCGGCACGCGATGTCGGAACAGTTCACGGTCACGATGCTCGGTGGCTTCGAGGTCCACCGCGACGGTCAACTGCTCGACCTACCGCCCTCCTGTCAGCGTCTGGTGGCGCTCGCCGCCCTGAAACGCCGCACGGTCCCCCGCAGCTGGCTGTGCCGGACGCTGTGGCCGACGGCCCGGCCCGACCGGGCGACGGCGCGGCTGCGCACGACACTGTGGCGACTGCGTCCGATGGGCGCCATGGCTCTGCTCACGGTCACCCCGCAGTCGACCGCGATCGGGCCCGATGTCTCGGTGGACTGGTACCAG is a genomic window of Mycobacterium sp. ITM-2016-00318 containing:
- a CDS encoding transcriptional regulator; the protein is MSEQFTVTMLGGFEVHRDGQLLDLPPSCQRLVALAALKRRTVPRSWLCRTLWPTARPDRATARLRTTLWRLRPMGAMALLTVTPQSTAIGPDVSVDWYQSVDLIGELLGHSKPRGPDHDVAAELLPLLREGALLDGWTDDWNAYARETYRELRLNALDALVGPRVQNG
- a CDS encoding ChaB family protein, with protein sequence MPKTTSRGTAKKSEMPSTLKKSPAKAQRTFAKAHDAAADQYGEGERAHRVAYSALKHSYEKVGDHWEAKDEKGPSDSRARSGGPNPSGSSAEGVDANASKKHLMEVARRLEVSGRSTMTKEELVDAIKKANRRVSDRNR
- a CDS encoding low temperature requirement protein A; the protein is MSEVEPQHTQRVEVHRIRRMSGRDPDESHRAATPLELLFDLTFVIGFGIAASEFAHQLAEGHVGAGLAAFVFATFSICWAWINFSWFASAYDTDDWVYRLLTMLQMVGVIILALGLPEMYTSMAEGGHVENRVMVAGYVVMRIALVAQWLRAAKQDPQRRSACLTYATVVTVAQIGWIAMIPVSTSIVATFAWAGLLVVLEMFGPFLAERRMGGTPWHAHHIAERYSLLTIIALGEGVVGTVASLSAVVSSQGWTVAAVLVAVAGTGLTFGMWWVYFIVPQSRLLQARRELSFRFGYLHLIVFGAIVATGAGLHAAAYYVEHHSKLDAVSTVLAVAIPVGIYIAVVYVLYILLMGTQSAFNVLLLVLTTAVLVAAVIMVGRGMSMANALLIVMLAPAVSVIGYEVRGYRHADRAIEARLADGDSGKSHT